Proteins from one Blattabacterium cuenoti genomic window:
- the ureC gene encoding urease subunit alpha yields the protein MKKIDRESYASMYGPTKGDKIRLGDTSLWIEIEKDYTIYGDECVFGGGKVIRDGMGQHPSATRNEGVLDLVLTNAIIVDHWGIIKADIGIKNGIIVGIGKAGNPYFMDGVTTNMYIGVGTEVISSENLIVTAGSVDSHVHYICPQLFEVALENGTTTIIGGGSGPATGTIATNCTSGVWNIQRMLKSTDHIPINFIFLASGNSSNPKSLIEQIEAGAGGLKIHEDWGSTPYVIDQCLNVSDKLDVQVNIHTDSLNEAGYVEDTLKTFKGRTIHTYHTEGAGGGHAPDLLKVISFSNILPSSTSPTMPYTCNTIDEHLDMLMICHHLDSNLPEDVAFAKSRIRSETISAEGVLHDMGAISMTSSDSQAMGRIGEIVKRTWQTADKMKKERGYLNNKDQKNDNFRVKRYISKYTINPAITHGISEYVGSVNVEKMADLVLWKPSFFGVKPELVIKSGMIVYASMGDPNATIPTPQPFMYRKMFGFFEPKLSSLFVSSFAINHGFFDKNEIKKQIKIVKGCRFLSKKNMILNGETPNLEVDPKTYSVYINGEKIISSPSDTLPLSQRYFLF from the coding sequence ATGAAAAAAATAGACAGAGAATCTTATGCAAGTATGTATGGACCTACAAAGGGGGATAAAATTCGTTTAGGAGATACATCTTTATGGATTGAAATAGAGAAAGATTACACTATTTATGGAGACGAATGTGTTTTTGGAGGAGGAAAAGTTATTAGAGACGGAATGGGACAACATCCATCTGCTACAAGAAATGAAGGAGTTTTAGATCTAGTATTAACTAACGCTATCATTGTTGATCATTGGGGTATTATCAAAGCTGATATCGGAATTAAAAATGGAATTATAGTTGGAATAGGAAAAGCAGGAAATCCATATTTTATGGATGGAGTTACTACAAATATGTATATTGGAGTGGGAACGGAAGTTATTTCTTCAGAAAATCTAATTGTAACAGCTGGAAGTGTAGATAGTCATGTTCATTATATATGTCCGCAATTGTTTGAAGTAGCATTAGAAAATGGAACAACTACTATTATTGGAGGAGGATCAGGTCCTGCTACTGGTACTATAGCAACAAATTGTACTTCTGGAGTATGGAATATCCAAAGAATGTTAAAAAGTACAGATCACATTCCCATTAATTTTATTTTTCTTGCTAGTGGAAACAGTTCTAATCCAAAATCTCTAATTGAACAAATAGAAGCTGGTGCAGGAGGATTAAAAATCCATGAAGATTGGGGGAGCACTCCTTATGTTATAGATCAATGTCTAAATGTTTCTGATAAATTAGATGTTCAAGTCAATATACACACTGATTCACTCAATGAAGCAGGCTATGTTGAAGATACGTTAAAAACTTTTAAAGGTAGAACAATTCATACTTATCATACAGAAGGAGCCGGAGGTGGGCATGCTCCTGATTTATTAAAAGTTATATCTTTTTCTAATATTTTGCCATCATCCACAAGCCCTACAATGCCTTATACTTGCAATACAATAGATGAACATTTAGATATGTTAATGATTTGTCATCATTTAGATTCCAATCTACCAGAAGATGTTGCCTTTGCTAAATCACGTATAAGATCTGAAACTATCAGTGCAGAAGGTGTTTTACATGATATGGGAGCTATTAGTATGACTAGTTCTGATTCGCAGGCTATGGGTCGTATAGGAGAGATAGTAAAACGTACTTGGCAAACAGCCGATAAAATGAAAAAAGAAAGAGGATATCTTAATAATAAAGATCAAAAAAATGATAATTTTAGAGTAAAAAGATATATTTCTAAATACACGATAAATCCTGCTATTACTCATGGTATTTCAGAGTATGTAGGATCCGTAAATGTTGAAAAAATGGCTGATTTAGTATTATGGAAACCATCTTTTTTTGGAGTAAAACCAGAATTAGTTATAAAAAGTGGAATGATTGTATACGCTAGTATGGGAGATCCAAATGCTACCATTCCTACTCCTCAACCATTTATGTATCGTAAAATGTTTGGTTTTTTCGAACCAAAATTAAGCAGTCTTTTTGTTTCATCATTTGCTATTAATCATGGATTTTTTGATAAAAATGAAATAAAAAAACAAATAAAAATAGTCAAAGGATGTCGTTTTTTGTCTAAAAAAAATATGATATTAAACGGAGAAACTCCAAATTTAGAAGTGGATCCAAAAACCTACAGTGTTTATATAAACGGAGAAAAGATTATTTCTAGTCCTTCTGATACTTTACCGCTTTCTCAAAGATATTTTCTTTTCTAA
- a CDS encoding MarC family protein, whose translation MEWINSLISCFMILFSIIDILGNAPIIMGFKSKGNIINTKKVIISSLVIFLSFLFLGQPMLKIIGVDVHSFSVAGSIVLLLIGLEMILGVDFHKVTENAQTSIVPIAFPLIAGPGSLTTLISLRTTYDVNIILLSLILNMIVVYFVIDRCDFIAKKIGNSGLDILKKIFGIVLLAFAVKIFGANAGQLFQQ comes from the coding sequence ATGGAATGGATTAACTCATTAATCAGTTGTTTTATGATACTTTTTAGTATTATAGACATATTAGGAAATGCTCCGATTATTATGGGATTCAAATCAAAAGGGAACATAATAAATACTAAAAAAGTTATAATCAGTTCTCTTGTTATATTCTTATCTTTTCTATTTTTAGGACAACCTATGCTAAAAATCATTGGAGTAGATGTTCACTCTTTTTCTGTAGCAGGCTCCATAGTCTTGCTTTTGATAGGTTTAGAAATGATACTAGGAGTAGATTTTCACAAGGTTACAGAAAATGCTCAAACTTCTATTGTTCCAATAGCCTTCCCTCTTATAGCGGGACCTGGTTCTTTAACAACCTTAATTTCATTAAGAACAACTTACGATGTAAACATTATTCTTTTATCTTTGATACTTAATATGATAGTTGTCTATTTCGTAATAGATAGATGTGATTTCATAGCTAAAAAAATAGGAAATAGTGGTTTAGATATACTCAAAAAAATATTTGGAATTGTTTTATTAGCTTTTGCCGTTAAAATATTTGGAGCCAATGCAGGGCAATTGTTTCAACAATAA
- a CDS encoding urease subunit gamma, protein MHLTSYEKEKILLHMAGELAKKRLKRGLKLNYPESLSLITHYVMEGARDGKTVKELMYEAGNILNEEQVMDGVYELLNNVQIEATFPDGTKLVTIHNPIKKNRKENSNLIPGEYNLLKEDILLLPGRSRIGRIVSNSGNRPIQVGSHFHFYETNSALLFDREGTKGYRLDIPSGRSVRFEPGETKEVILVEIGGIKKIYGFSGKENTKI, encoded by the coding sequence ATGCATTTAACTTCTTATGAAAAGGAAAAAATTCTTCTGCACATGGCTGGAGAATTGGCAAAAAAACGTTTAAAGAGAGGATTAAAATTAAATTATCCTGAATCTTTATCTCTAATTACTCATTATGTTATGGAAGGAGCACGTGATGGAAAAACGGTAAAAGAACTTATGTATGAGGCTGGAAATATTCTAAATGAAGAACAAGTTATGGATGGAGTATACGAATTACTTAATAATGTTCAAATAGAGGCTACTTTTCCTGATGGAACAAAATTAGTCACTATACATAATCCTATTAAAAAAAATAGAAAAGAAAACTCTAACCTGATTCCAGGAGAATATAATCTTCTTAAAGAAGATATTCTTTTATTACCTGGAAGATCTCGTATAGGAAGAATAGTCTCTAATAGTGGAAATCGTCCTATCCAAGTAGGATCTCACTTTCATTTTTACGAAACAAATTCTGCTCTTCTATTTGATAGAGAAGGAACTAAAGGATATAGACTGGATATCCCATCTGGAAGATCTGTTCGTTTTGAACCAGGAGAAACTAAAGAAGTTATATTAGTAGAAATAGGAGGGATTAAAAAAATTTATGGATTTTCAGGAAAAGAAAATACAAAAATATGA
- the fbp gene encoding class 1 fructose-bisphosphatase, with the protein MYTLGEFIIENRDYFSYSTEELLRLFSSIKLASKAIHKEVNKAGLTEKIIGSSGITNIQGENQQKLDNFAHKAFIESFKSRNVVCGIASEESKDFIVINNKKENPLQNQYIVLIDPLDGSSNIDVNVSIGTIFSVYIRKSPIQMNVTIEDFLQRGNQQILAGYIIYGSSTILVYSIGNGVHGFTLDPSVGTFYLSHHNLSFPKEGKIYSINEANYTKFSNGIRKFIRYCQENKNKENRSYTARYIGSLVGDFHRNMIQGGIYIYPKNASYPEGKLRLIYECNPIAFLTEQAGGKASDGKRRILDIEPKKLHQRTPFVCGPTEMVSKLEEFMDNCG; encoded by the coding sequence ATGTATACATTAGGAGAGTTTATTATAGAAAATAGAGATTATTTTTCGTATTCAACTGAGGAATTGTTACGATTATTTAGTTCTATAAAACTGGCTTCTAAGGCTATTCACAAAGAAGTCAATAAAGCTGGTTTAACTGAAAAAATTATAGGTAGTTCTGGGATTACTAATATTCAAGGAGAAAATCAACAAAAATTGGATAATTTCGCTCATAAAGCTTTTATTGAATCATTTAAAAGTAGGAACGTAGTTTGTGGAATAGCTTCTGAAGAAAGCAAAGATTTTATAGTGATCAATAATAAAAAAGAAAATCCTTTACAAAATCAATATATAGTTTTAATAGATCCACTTGACGGATCTTCTAATATAGATGTAAATGTATCTATTGGAACTATATTTTCCGTATATATAAGAAAATCTCCTATTCAAATGAATGTAACAATAGAAGATTTTTTACAGAGGGGAAATCAACAAATTCTTGCAGGATATATTATTTATGGATCTTCTACTATATTAGTGTATAGTATTGGAAATGGTGTACATGGATTCACATTAGATCCTTCAGTTGGAACTTTTTATTTATCTCATCATAATCTTAGTTTTCCTAAAGAAGGAAAAATTTATTCCATTAATGAAGCTAATTATACAAAATTTTCTAATGGCATTAGAAAATTTATTAGATATTGTCAAGAAAATAAAAATAAAGAAAATCGTTCTTATACAGCAAGATATATTGGTTCTTTGGTAGGAGATTTTCACAGAAATATGATACAAGGAGGAATATATATTTATCCTAAAAACGCTTCTTATCCGGAAGGTAAATTAAGATTGATTTATGAATGTAATCCCATAGCTTTTTTAACAGAACAAGCTGGAGGGAAAGCTTCTGATGGAAAAAGACGTATTCTAGATATAGAACCGAAAAAGTTACATCAAAGAACTCCATTCGTATGTGGCCCTACAGAAATGGTATCCAAATTAGAAGAATTTATGGATAATTGTGGATAA
- a CDS encoding lysophospholipid acyltransferase family protein produces the protein MKILQMLFVLLWRIWFFVINIFLIPLWAGASIPFLFKEKNYPIAYWFHQMWARSNLFLMGFWYVLEKDEEILDKNKQYMIISNHTSIMDIMLIYSLMRNHPLVFVGKAELSKLPFFGFVYKKSNILIDRKNLSSCIQVFKKIQNEVDSGKSVCIFPEGGVPKSSILLDNFKSGAFFIAIIKNISIIPFTIADIKKKFPNSSIIKGSPGKIRIKQHHSISTKNLSLKDKNNLKKKCFDLIKNQLEKFEREKNK, from the coding sequence ATGAAAATTTTACAAATGTTATTTGTATTATTATGGCGTATATGGTTTTTTGTTATAAACATATTTTTAATTCCATTATGGGCAGGAGCTTCCATTCCATTTCTTTTTAAAGAAAAAAATTATCCTATTGCATATTGGTTTCATCAAATGTGGGCTAGAAGTAATTTATTCCTCATGGGATTTTGGTACGTATTAGAAAAAGATGAAGAAATATTAGATAAAAATAAGCAATATATGATTATTAGTAATCATACATCCATTATGGATATTATGTTAATTTATTCTTTAATGAGAAATCATCCTCTAGTTTTCGTAGGAAAAGCAGAATTATCCAAACTTCCATTTTTTGGTTTTGTTTATAAAAAAAGCAATATTCTTATAGATAGAAAAAATTTATCCAGTTGCATTCAAGTATTTAAAAAAATACAGAATGAGGTAGATTCTGGAAAAAGCGTTTGTATTTTCCCAGAAGGAGGAGTACCTAAATCATCTATTCTCTTAGATAATTTCAAAAGTGGAGCTTTTTTTATAGCTATAATAAAAAATATATCTATCATTCCCTTTACCATCGCTGATATAAAAAAAAAATTTCCTAATTCTTCTATTATAAAAGGAAGTCCAGGAAAAATAAGAATAAAACAACATCATTCTATATCTACAAAAAACTTATCCTTAAAAGATAAAAATAATTTAAAAAAAAAATGTTTTGATTTGATAAAAAATCAATTAGAAAAGTTCGAACGTGAAAAAAATAAATAA
- a CDS encoding ribonuclease P protein component: protein MNWNCSKKKIFKKSVHRNRIKRLLRACFLLNKLLLEKKMKKKIFFFILIYNGGYLPKYQNINQSVKKIFNKIKRYYC, encoded by the coding sequence ATTAACTGGAACTGTAGTAAAAAAAAAATATTTAAGAAATCAGTTCACAGAAATAGAATAAAACGTTTATTAAGAGCTTGTTTTTTGTTGAATAAACTTCTATTGGAAAAGAAAATGAAAAAAAAAATTTTTTTTTTCATTTTGATTTACAATGGGGGATACCTTCCTAAGTATCAAAATATCAATCAATCTGTAAAAAAAATTTTCAATAAAATAAAAAGATATTATTGTTGA
- a CDS encoding ribonuclease HI, which translates to MNKKIHIYTDGSSKGNPGPGGYGIFIETIIGSSYKRKIISEGFRYTTNNRMELLAVIVGLEKIEKKKQNIVVFTDSKYIVNTVQKKWIYKWENNNFLKKKNIDLWKRFLNIVHKQNIVFQWVKSHNNHYINDYCDRLSVEASRKNPLQIDYVYENQKKMNQVE; encoded by the coding sequence GTGAATAAAAAAATCCATATTTATACTGACGGATCTTCAAAAGGAAATCCTGGACCAGGAGGATATGGAATTTTTATAGAAACTATTATTGGAAGTTCTTATAAAAGAAAAATAATTTCTGAAGGATTCCGTTATACAACTAATAATCGAATGGAACTATTAGCAGTTATTGTAGGACTAGAAAAAATAGAAAAAAAAAAACAAAATATTGTAGTTTTTACCGATTCTAAATATATAGTAAATACGGTTCAAAAAAAATGGATTTATAAATGGGAAAACAATAATTTTTTGAAAAAAAAAAATATAGATTTATGGAAAAGATTTTTAAATATTGTTCATAAACAAAATATTGTTTTTCAGTGGGTTAAATCTCATAATAACCATTATATTAATGATTATTGTGATAGATTGTCTGTAGAAGCTTCTAGAAAAAACCCCCTTCAAATAGATTATGTGTATGAAAATCAAAAAAAAATGAATCAAGTGGAATAA
- a CDS encoding dihydroorotate oxidase — MIMKKIDISSHINGIQLSSCIMNASGALCTTDQELSNLFDSSSGAVVTKSCTKNPREGNVKPRYFEWNVGSINSMGLPNLGIDFYLNFLEKKKTKKPVFLSLSGLSIEENLFLMKKANFSQKVTAIELNLSCPNLREEVLGNDLYKISTFLESIFEFNKKPLGIKLPPYFKEECIINMSLLLNQYPIFFVTCINSLPNGIFIDTDNEKTVIQPKNGFGGVGGSIIKPFALANVRKFYTYLRKDISIIGCGGIYSGKDIFEYILCGASAVQIGTQLIKEGISIFDRLKKEFTLFLKKKNYSSINSFKGKLKNFQ; from the coding sequence ATGATTATGAAAAAAATAGACATTTCTTCTCATATAAATGGAATTCAACTTTCATCGTGTATTATGAATGCTTCAGGTGCTCTTTGCACCACAGATCAAGAACTATCCAATCTTTTTGATAGCTCTTCTGGAGCTGTTGTCACAAAGAGTTGTACAAAAAATCCAAGAGAAGGAAATGTAAAACCAAGATATTTTGAATGGAATGTAGGAAGTATTAATTCTATGGGGTTACCTAATCTTGGTATAGATTTTTATTTAAACTTTTTAGAAAAAAAAAAAACGAAAAAACCTGTTTTTCTTTCTCTATCCGGGTTATCGATCGAAGAAAATCTTTTTTTGATGAAAAAAGCTAATTTTTCTCAAAAAGTAACAGCTATAGAGTTAAATTTATCTTGTCCAAACTTGAGAGAAGAAGTATTAGGAAATGATTTGTATAAAATTTCTACTTTTTTAGAAAGTATATTTGAATTCAATAAAAAGCCTTTAGGAATTAAACTTCCTCCTTATTTTAAAGAAGAATGCATCATAAATATGTCCTTGCTTTTAAATCAATATCCTATTTTTTTTGTTACTTGTATTAATAGCTTACCTAATGGTATTTTTATCGATACAGATAATGAAAAAACAGTAATACAACCAAAAAATGGGTTTGGAGGAGTAGGAGGATCAATCATAAAACCATTTGCACTGGCTAATGTTCGTAAATTTTATACTTATCTGAGAAAAGATATTTCTATTATAGGATGTGGAGGAATTTATTCTGGAAAAGATATTTTTGAATATATACTATGTGGAGCTTCAGCTGTTCAAATTGGTACACAATTAATAAAAGAAGGAATTTCAATATTTGATAGATTAAAAAAAGAGTTTACTCTTTTTTTAAAGAAAAAAAATTATTCATCTATAAATAGTTTTAAAGGAAAATTGAAAAATTTTCAATAA
- a CDS encoding deaminase produces the protein MSCGYNKTPNGFDNICEKKNGETKWYVMHAEENAILKLSSSSLSCKGASIYITHFPCPKCCKLIYQSKIKKVIYIHEYMKNDKGMNFLKKLKIKIEKLNPGGENGIRSGLKIQ, from the coding sequence ATATCTTGTGGATACAATAAAACTCCAAATGGATTTGATAATATATGTGAAAAAAAAAATGGAGAAACTAAGTGGTATGTAATGCATGCAGAGGAAAATGCAATTTTAAAACTTTCTTCTTCATCTTTATCTTGTAAAGGTGCATCTATATACATTACACATTTTCCATGCCCAAAATGTTGTAAATTAATTTATCAATCAAAAATCAAAAAAGTTATATATATACACGAGTATATGAAAAACGATAAAGGAATGAATTTTTTGAAAAAATTGAAAATAAAAATAGAAAAATTAAACCCAGGTGGCGAAAATGGTATACGTTCTGGACTCAAAATCCAGTGA
- the pyrF gene encoding orotidine-5'-phosphate decarboxylase, which produces MKEKEQFFLKIYNLGIIKFGNFTLKSGMNSPIYIDFRPIASRPDLLIKLSDLLLHEVSSNNFELICGVPYAALPIATTLSLISNIPLIIKRKEDKGYGTKKMIEGIYKKGQNCLIIEDVITSGESLIKTVIDLEKEGLVIKYIMSILDREQGGTENIKKRGYNIRTLFRIGEILKMLEKKHFLKKKEINMIQFFKRKNIKNSQNKRLSYEEKKEKVSHPIGKKLIDITLKKKTNLIVSADLVHSKNILKLVNLIGDIICGLKLHVDIINDFSLSFINYLKNISIEKKFLLFEDRKLCDVGPTNYLQLHYGIYKISSWADIITAHVLAGSSSIQNLNIPSSMGLITISEMSSYGRLSDDNYIRKVLNISLKNPEVIGTVAQRKVDDRLLLFTPGIHFSSEKNLLGNTYIHPNQAFEKNGSDFIIVGKAIYQSKNPKIAAEEYRNAGWKAYENELLN; this is translated from the coding sequence ATGAAAGAAAAAGAACAATTCTTTTTAAAAATTTATAATTTAGGAATCATAAAATTTGGAAATTTCACTTTGAAAAGTGGAATGAACTCTCCCATATATATAGATTTTAGGCCAATAGCTTCTAGACCAGATTTACTAATAAAATTATCGGATTTACTCCTTCATGAAGTATCATCTAATAATTTTGAACTAATTTGTGGAGTTCCCTACGCAGCTTTACCTATTGCTACAACTTTATCTTTGATATCTAATATTCCATTAATTATTAAGAGAAAAGAAGATAAAGGTTATGGAACTAAGAAAATGATTGAAGGTATTTATAAAAAAGGGCAAAATTGTCTTATTATAGAAGATGTCATAACAAGTGGAGAAAGTTTAATAAAAACCGTAATAGATCTCGAGAAAGAAGGATTAGTTATAAAATACATTATGTCCATTCTCGATAGAGAACAAGGAGGAACAGAAAATATAAAAAAAAGAGGATATAATATACGAACTTTATTTCGTATAGGAGAAATTTTAAAAATGTTAGAAAAAAAACATTTTTTAAAAAAAAAAGAAATAAATATGATTCAATTCTTTAAAAGAAAAAATATAAAAAATTCTCAAAATAAACGTCTTTCTTATGAAGAAAAAAAAGAAAAAGTTTCTCATCCTATAGGGAAAAAACTTATTGATATTACATTGAAGAAAAAAACAAATTTGATAGTTTCTGCAGATTTAGTACATTCTAAAAATATATTGAAATTAGTTAATTTAATTGGAGATATAATTTGTGGATTAAAACTTCATGTAGATATTATCAATGATTTTTCATTATCATTTATAAATTATCTCAAAAATATTTCTATAGAAAAAAAATTTTTGCTATTTGAAGATAGAAAATTATGTGATGTTGGTCCTACCAATTATCTTCAATTACATTATGGAATATATAAAATTTCTTCTTGGGCAGATATTATCACAGCGCATGTACTAGCAGGAAGTTCTAGTATACAAAACTTGAATATTCCTTCCAGTATGGGTTTAATTACAATATCAGAGATGTCTTCTTATGGTAGATTATCAGATGATAATTATATAAGAAAAGTATTAAATATTTCTTTAAAAAACCCAGAAGTTATTGGTACTGTAGCCCAAAGAAAAGTAGATGATAGACTACTATTATTTACACCTGGAATTCATTTTTCTAGTGAAAAAAATCTATTAGGAAACACCTATATTCATCCTAATCAGGCTTTTGAAAAAAATGGAAGTGATTTTATCATTGTGGGGAAAGCCATTTATCAATCTAAAAATCCAAAAATAGCAGCGGAAGAATATAGAAATGCAGGATGGAAAGCCTATGAAAATGAGCTTTTGAATTAA
- a CDS encoding RNA methyltransferase: MIKIQSLQNTKIKDLIKVYKNKNSINGFIVEGIKEFDMAIKGNFSPKKIFICKKIFHEYNMIESYHSITFLISLEIFKKLAYRENSGGIIAFFKEKFISNQLKNEKIINDSLILILDGIEKPGNIGAILRIADATGIHFIILCNMKTYIYNSNIIRCSLGSVFTRKIFIEKIESVFLWLKKNKVKIVSTGFYHHKKAKNLYRTKLNYSKLAVVFGSENKGISNFWLKKSKKIITIPMFGSVDSLNVSHAMSVIIYEIVRQRNYST, from the coding sequence ATGATAAAGATACAAAGTCTGCAAAATACAAAAATTAAAGATTTAATAAAAGTTTATAAAAATAAAAATTCTATCAACGGATTTATTGTTGAAGGAATAAAAGAATTTGATATGGCTATAAAAGGAAATTTTTCCCCAAAAAAAATATTCATATGCAAAAAGATATTCCATGAGTATAATATGATTGAGTCATATCATTCTATTACTTTTTTAATTAGTCTAGAAATATTTAAAAAATTAGCATACAGAGAAAATTCAGGAGGAATTATTGCTTTCTTTAAAGAAAAATTTATTTCAAATCAATTAAAAAATGAAAAAATAATTAATGATTCTTTAATTCTCATACTAGATGGGATCGAAAAACCTGGTAATATAGGAGCTATATTAAGAATAGCTGATGCTACAGGAATTCATTTTATTATATTATGTAATATGAAAACTTATATTTATAATTCTAATATCATCAGGTGTAGTTTAGGAAGTGTTTTTACAAGAAAAATTTTCATAGAAAAAATAGAATCTGTTTTTCTCTGGTTAAAAAAAAACAAAGTAAAAATTGTTTCAACAGGATTTTACCATCATAAAAAAGCGAAAAATTTATATAGAACTAAACTAAATTATTCCAAATTAGCCGTTGTTTTCGGTTCAGAAAATAAGGGAATATCTAATTTTTGGTTAAAAAAGTCAAAAAAAATCATAACTATTCCTATGTTTGGGAGTGTTGATTCATTGAATGTAAGTCATGCAATGTCCGTAATAATATATGAAATTGTTAGACAGAGGAATTATTCCACTTGA